The Arcobacter roscoffensis genome segment TAACTATCAATGGAACTAATGAAATCTTTAACATCTTTGATGTTAAAAAGTCTTTCAAACTTCGAGATAAAATATCTATTTCTGTCAAATTAAACCTTTAAATAATTTTTCAAATTATAGCTTAGTTTTACTTATCAAATCTAAGTCTATACTCACACTTTTGGCAAAGTTCTTCTACTACTTTACCTTCTTTAAAACCTTTTTGAATATCTATTACTCTTTTTGAGTTTAATATATCTTTTATTTGTGTATCATTTGTATTTCCAAGATTTACACAAGCATTTTGATCTAAACAGCAAGGTATTACATCTCCTGATGAAAGAATTCCAAAGTGAGAATCTAAGCCATAACAAAAACCTTTATCTGATACAAACTTATTACCTAAGCTAGGCCAGTTAAAGTACTCATCAAAATTAAAAAATAGCTTTCTGTCTATTCTTATATTTTTAGGTTTATTTTTATATACCTCATCAAGTAAGATATTTGTTTCAAAACTTTTATTTATTTTTTCAAATACTTTTTGATTAAACTCTTTTGCACTTTGCTCTTCATCTAAATTCCAAATTCTAAGATTTATAAAATATTCATGTTTTTTATCTTGTGCATGTTTTATAAAACTAATAATTGGATCTAAATACTCATCTAAACTTTTCTTATGTGAATTTGCATTATATGAATTAATAGAGAAATTAATCTGTCTTATTGCCTTATGCATTAAAGTATCAAAATGTTTTTCATTTAAATTATTTGCAGTTGTAGTAATATTCACTTCTAATTCATTTTTTAAACTTACATCTAAATACTTAGCCAAACTTGATAATACTAAAGGATCTCCTACTACATGATAGGCTAACTGTTTTGTATAATCTTTTAATTGGGAGTTTATCTCTTCAAAATGTTCTAAACTCATAGTCTCATTTGGCTTTATTTTTGGAGGGCAAAATGTACACTTTAGATTACAAATATTTGT includes the following:
- a CDS encoding radical SAM/SPASM domain-containing protein: MIKKFKKVHIEITNICNLKCTFCPPKIKPNETMSLEHFEEINSQLKDYTKQLAYHVVGDPLVLSSLAKYLDVSLKNELEVNITTTANNLNEKHFDTLMHKAIRQINFSINSYNANSHKKSLDEYLDPIISFIKHAQDKKHEYFINLRIWNLDEEQSAKEFNQKVFEKINKSFETNILLDEVYKNKPKNIRIDRKLFFNFDEYFNWPSLGNKFVSDKGFCYGLDSHFGILSSGDVIPCCLDQNACVNLGNTNDTQIKDILNSKRVIDIQKGFKEGKVVEELCQKCEYRLRFDK